Proteins from a single region of Mustela erminea isolate mMusErm1 chromosome X, mMusErm1.Pri, whole genome shotgun sequence:
- the LOC116583049 gene encoding 52 kDa repressor of the inhibitor of the protein kinase-like, with the protein MPNICNAPNCTRKSTQSDLAFFRFPPDPARCQKWVENCRSADLEDKTPDQLNKHYRLRAKHFETSMICRTSPYRTVLRDNAIPTIFDLTSHFNNPHSRHRKRIKELSEDETRTLKQKKKLMKLLNRNQNIKK; encoded by the exons ATGCCGAACATCTGCAATGCCCCCAACTGCACGAGGAAGAGCACGCAATCGGACCTGGCCTTCTTCAGGTTCCCGCCGGATCCGGCCAGATGCCAGAAGTGGGTGGAGAATTGTAGGAGTGCAGACTTAGAAGATAAAACGCCTGATCAACTAAACAAACATTATCGATTACGTGCCAAACACTTTGAGACCTCTATGATCTGTAGAACT AGTCCTTATAGGACAGTTCTTCGAGATAATGCAATACCAACAATATTTGATCTTACCAGTCATTTCAACAATCCACATAGTAGACACAGAAAACGTATAAAAGAATTGAGTGAAGATGAAACCAGgacactgaaacagaaaaaaaaattgatgaaacttCTTAACAGGAaccaaaacataaagaaataa